The DNA window TTAATTTCCTGCGTATAAAGGACTTGTTCTCCATTTGGTGATAACGCAGGATCCGATGCCTCCTGACCGGCTTCATCAACGAGTTGTTTGAGCCCAGTGCCGTCGCGATTGACGATGAAGATCGCCTGCTTGTCCTTCCATGCATTGTGCAGATCCCTATCCAAAATGGCGGGCAACGGTTGCTTGTTCCCAGCAAGAGAGAGTTTATCACCAGTAGCCGACCAAGACGGCCCGGTTTGCCAAGGTAGTGCTTTCTTGGGTAGAAGGCGTTCGTGCTTTCGTATCCGGATGTTGAATAATATGATCCAGGTTCCCGCTGGGTCCGATGCCTTGCATGCAATTTCTGTTCCATCCGGCGACCATGCTGGATAGGAAAACTTCCCGATGAATTCGGGTTCTTGTTCGCCTAAGGGCACAATGTATATACCACTTGTGCCACCTCCACTCTGATCCCATTGCCTGTAAGCAATCTGTTTCCCATCGGGTGACCACGTCGGCGATGTCCTCCAACCTACTATTTTTCTTTTAAAGACGCGTTGGACGTTGGATCCATCCGGATCCATCAGATACAGATCTCGAGTACCCCTGGGACGTAAATCCCCGCGATTCGAGACGAAGAGAATCTGTTTACCTGTTGGAGACCAGACCGCGTGCAGATCGTTTGCAGGATGGTCTGTAAGTCTGACTTGTTCAGAGCCATCCGGGTTCATGATATAGATTTCACCGTTGCCATCCCGTGCGGAGGTAAACAAGATTTTAGGGGTTGCCGGTACTTTCGCGAGAACCGAGAAAACGTTTACATTCAGAATCAGTAAATTGAATGCGAAAAGGGTTAACAATTTTATCATTCTCATATGATTTCCCTTCTGTAGTATCACAGTAAAAAGCATAGGAAACAACAGAACGCTCTATCTTTGAGATAACTCGTTGCGATATTCTTCCCCAAGCGGTCTGTGAAAGATCCCGTGTTGTTGCGTCGCAATATAAAGCCTATCATTGCTGATAACGAGAGAGAGCACTTTATCAGGCACACTCGGAGAGATTTGCTTCCAGTGTCCACGGGTATCCAAGCGATAAAGCCCCGTATCACCTGCACCATAAACCGTGGTGCCGTCCACAGCGAACCTATCGATGGTGATACGCATTCCCGTTCCATCGGTGAGCACGCGCCAGGATTCTCCGTTCTCTGAACTTAAAACACCGGTGTCAGTGGCGACGTAAACCGTTGAACCCACAAAGAATATCTCGTTGAAATGCGAAAAGCGGAGTGGAAGATTCGACGTAATGTCTCTCCAACTGTTTCCTGCATCCTGTGATTGAAACAGATGACCCGCTCGCTTCCCTACGTAGACGGTTTTCCCCGAAACCGCTAACTTGAATCCTGTATCAAGTTTATCACCAAGATTCTCACTTGTGTCTAATAATCCAGTATTTATCCATTCTGAATCACCGAGTCTCCATCTGAACAGTTCTCGTTTGTATTCAACGTAGAATGTTCCGTTACCGACTGCAAACCCACCGGCTCTCGCCAAGGTTTCCGGGGCAGATAACATAGACTCGACGGATTGGGTTTTGTTATCAAAAACAGGTATTTCAGGCACTGGACTGAGTAGACTGTTAATAGTAGATAAAGTGAGAATACGTAAATTATCTGTCTCAGGGACAATTACATAAAAACTCCTGTCTGCGACCGTTAACTTTGAATCAAAAGGAAAGTTGATGCAAGCGTCTTCCTTTCCTATGAGTTCAAATGTGTGTTCATGGATGTCAACAGGGACGTTTTCCCACGATTCACCGCTGTTGGTTGATTGAACAACATCCTTGCCAGTATGCACATATAATTTGTTGTCAAACGCTACTAAATCTCGTATTCCAGTCCCTACTATCCCATTCATAAATGGGTGCCACGATTCACCACTATCAGTTGTCCGATGAATACCAAATGCATCAACTTTGTAATATATATTCTCGTTTACCGCTACAGCTTGAAAGTTGTTCAATATAAACGGACTTGCGTCAAACCCAAGGTTTATCCAAGTTTGCCCACCATCTCTTGATCGAAATAGTTCAAAGTCTTGTATCAAAAGGGATTGCCCTACAGCCAAAATCTTCATGCCTGTTGATGGCTTCAAAAAAGATGATTTACTTATAGGTGTTATCTCTGTCCATGACTTTCCTAAGTCGTTTGATCGGAAAGCCATACTTCTTAAATTTAAGTCGTTGACATCTACTGTTCGCTCAACATCTTTTAACAGGGCGGAAAGATCAGGACCCGTTCCGACATAGAGGTTGTTTTCCATGGCTGCCAAAGAATGAACAGCACCTGATACATCCATCGGCAATTGCCTCCACCCACCTGAATCGAGATGATAGAGGCCCTCATTGGTGCCAACAAATACCGTGTCCTTGATCGCAGCCACCGCGGAAATGTGTTTGTTTGCCAGTCCATTGTTAAAAGGGTGCCACTGTGCCCCGGCATTTGTAGATCGGAAAACACCCTTATCTTGAAGTGCGAGATACATCACAATGTCTACGTGTGGGTTACTGCTCTGTGTCGCATCGGTTATTATCAGACCAATAGCATCTCCTTTTGGACGGTGTCCAAGCCCTTTCCACGTTTCACCGCTGTCAACCGAAGCAAACAATTCATCACTGGAAACAATATAGAGCGTACTATCATACTCTGCCATAGGCATCCGGAACGCTCCAGTCGGCACACTTGTATTAATAAGTGTCCACATAGTTGCGTCCGGTGATAATCTGTAGATACCTGTTGATGTGGCAGCATAGAGTATCTTTTCGGATGCAGCAAAGATACCAGAAACATGACCCCCTTGTGGTCCCCCTGCCTGCGTCCATTGGGAGGTAGAGGATCTGAACGAGTTGTTCTGTGTATTCGGTGCTGAGACATTCTCATCAGTCCGCAAACCAGCTCCCATATTCTCGTTTGTGTTAACATTCCTACCAGCCTGCGTTCGCACCGCCGGTTTTGAATCCATAGCAAGGGTAATCGGCGTATCAATAATTTCAATCGTAGGTTCGGATAGTGCTTCAAAACTATACGGCTTTTGAAAACGGAGAAGATATTGATTGCTGATACCCAGCATCAACAGGAATACCAATACTGTCGCTGTTCCAAAAGCCATCCACGGGAGCAAAGGTTTCCCAGTCGGAGCCGGTGTCGGTGTCATCTCAGCGACTTGCCGCATGATGTTTTGGGTTAAACCCGTGGGTATATAAACACCACCGAGAATTTCCTGAACCAGGAGATCTTCTTCCTGTTCTAAACGCTTTCTCGCACGCTGAAGTCGACTCGTAACTGTGTGCACGGACACACCCAAAAATTTGCCTATTTCTTTGGACTTCATTCCACCGAGATAGTAGAGCGTTATCACCGTGCGTTCACTCTCTGGCAGCTTCTCCAGGAGTGTTTTTACAAGATCATGGCGACGCTCCGTCGCGTCTGCCTCTCGCTGCGCTAATACGTGGTGGTTGTAAGAGGCGTGTTCGATTTCTTCCATT is part of the Candidatus Poribacteria bacterium genome and encodes:
- a CDS encoding sigma-70 family RNA polymerase sigma factor, which gives rise to MKEENDVQLISRILEGDDTAFNTLVEKYQKGIHALVWRKIGDFHYAEELTQDTFLSAYKNLSTLKEPSQFAGWLYVIANHLCLNWIQRSKSKIQSLASIPMEEIEHASYNHHVLAQREADATERRHDLVKTLLEKLPESERTVITLYYLGGMKSKEIGKFLGVSVHTVTSRLQRARKRLEQEEDLLVQEILGGVYIPTGLTQNIMRQVAEMTPTPAPTGKPLLPWMAFGTATVLVFLLMLGISNQYLLRFQKPYSFEALSEPTIEIIDTPITLAMDSKPAVRTQAGRNVNTNENMGAGLRTDENVSAPNTQNNSFRSSTSQWTQAGGPQGGHVSGIFAASEKILYAATSTGIYRLSPDATMWTLINTSVPTGAFRMPMAEYDSTLYIVSSDELFASVDSGETWKGLGHRPKGDAIGLIITDATQSSNPHVDIVMYLALQDKGVFRSTNAGAQWHPFNNGLANKHISAVAAIKDTVFVGTNEGLYHLDSGGWRQLPMDVSGAVHSLAAMENNLYVGTGPDLSALLKDVERTVDVNDLNLRSMAFRSNDLGKSWTEITPISKSSFLKPSTGMKILAVGQSLLIQDFELFRSRDGGQTWINLGFDASPFILNNFQAVAVNENIYYKVDAFGIHRTTDSGESWHPFMNGIVGTGIRDLVAFDNKLYVHTGKDVVQSTNSGESWENVPVDIHEHTFELIGKEDACINFPFDSKLTVADRSFYVIVPETDNLRILTLSTINSLLSPVPEIPVFDNKTQSVESMLSAPETLARAGGFAVGNGTFYVEYKRELFRWRLGDSEWINTGLLDTSENLGDKLDTGFKLAVSGKTVYVGKRAGHLFQSQDAGNSWRDITSNLPLRFSHFNEIFFVGSTVYVATDTGVLSSENGESWRVLTDGTGMRITIDRFAVDGTTVYGAGDTGLYRLDTRGHWKQISPSVPDKVLSLVISNDRLYIATQQHGIFHRPLGEEYRNELSQR